In the genome of Serratia symbiotica (Periphyllus acericola), one region contains:
- the hisS gene encoding histidine--tRNA ligase, giving the protein MAKNIQAIRGMNDYLPKDTALLQRIEGTLKKVLEGYGYSEIRLPIVEQTPLFKRAIGEVTDIVEKEMYTFDDRNGDSLTLRPEGTAGCVRAGIEHGLLYHQEQRLWYIGPMFRYERPQKGRYRQFHQLGAEVFGLHGPDVDAELILLTARWWKALGIAEHVKLELNSIGSLEARANYRNALVGFIEQHVDVLDEDCRCRMYRNPLRLLDSKNPDVQAMLNDAPRLSEYLDEASRAHFTGLCELLAQAGIPYTINERLVRGLDYYNHTVFEWVTTNLGAQCTVCAGGRYDSLVEQLGGRAVPAVGFAMGLERLVLLVQALNPDFTAPPTIDVYLISSGAGAQVAAMQLAERVRDALPQLKLMTNYGGGNFKKQITRADKWGARVALILGENEVAALQVVVKDLRSGEQETLAQSETATRLAQMLS; this is encoded by the coding sequence GTGGCAAAGAACATTCAAGCTATTCGCGGCATGAACGACTACCTGCCGAAAGACACGGCATTATTGCAGCGCATTGAAGGCACACTCAAGAAGGTGCTTGAAGGCTATGGCTACAGCGAAATACGTTTGCCGATTGTAGAGCAGACTCCGTTATTCAAACGTGCGATCGGCGAGGTGACCGATATTGTAGAAAAAGAGATGTACACCTTTGATGATCGCAATGGTGATAGCCTGACCCTGCGCCCGGAAGGCACAGCTGGCTGCGTTCGCGCAGGTATCGAACATGGTTTGCTTTACCATCAGGAACAGCGTCTGTGGTACATCGGCCCGATGTTCCGCTATGAGCGCCCGCAAAAAGGCCGCTATCGCCAGTTCCATCAATTGGGGGCGGAAGTGTTTGGCCTGCATGGCCCGGATGTTGATGCCGAACTGATCCTACTGACCGCTCGCTGGTGGAAAGCGCTGGGTATCGCCGAACACGTCAAATTAGAGCTGAACTCCATTGGTTCGCTGGAGGCGCGCGCCAACTACCGCAACGCGTTGGTAGGTTTTATCGAACAGCACGTCGACGTGCTAGATGAAGACTGCAGGTGCCGCATGTACCGCAACCCGTTGCGTTTGCTGGACTCCAAAAATCCTGATGTGCAGGCAATGCTGAACGATGCCCCGCGCCTGTCCGAGTATCTTGATGAAGCGTCTCGCGCTCACTTCACCGGTCTATGTGAACTTTTAGCACAGGCGGGTATCCCATACACCATCAATGAACGCCTGGTACGCGGTCTGGACTACTACAACCATACGGTATTTGAATGGGTGACCACCAATCTGGGTGCACAGTGTACTGTGTGTGCAGGGGGACGTTACGATAGTCTGGTCGAGCAGTTAGGCGGGCGTGCGGTGCCAGCCGTGGGCTTTGCTATGGGGTTGGAACGTCTGGTGCTGCTGGTACAAGCGCTTAACCCGGATTTTACTGCGCCACCCACCATTGATGTGTACTTGATTTCTTCCGGCGCGGGTGCGCAGGTTGCAGCGATGCAACTGGCAGAACGAGTGCGCGATGCGTTGCCGCAGCTAAAACTGATGACCAACTACGGTGGCGGTAACTTCAAAAAGCAGATCACCCGTGCGGACAAATGGGGCGCGCGCGTCGCATTGATCTTGGGCGAGAACGAAGTGGCGGCACTACAGGTGGTGGTGAAAGACCTGCGCAGTGGTGAACAAGAAACGCTGGCGCAAAGCGAAACTGCTACGCGTCTGGCTCAAATGTTAAGTTGA
- the bamB gene encoding outer membrane protein assembly factor BamB translates to MQLFKTLLVGLVFAALLSGCSLFNSEEDVVTMSPLPKVENQFKPNKMWSTSVGDGIGEFYSHLRLDFQNSTLFAADRHGIVKALDATSGNEKWKVDLSEHTGFFSSRLSALLSGGLAVSGDRIYIGSEKAVVYALNTADGSVAWQARVAGEAMSRPVISDGMVLIHTSNGQLQALNESDGVVKWTVNLDMPSLSLRGESAPAVAFGAAIVGGDNGRVSAVLMQQGQLIWQQRISQPSGATEIERLNDVDTTPVIVEGIVYALGYNGNLTALDLRSGQIMWKRELGSVNDFIVDAGRIYLVDQNDRLVALSTKGGVMVWTQGDLLHRKLTPPVMFNGYLVTGDAKGYLHWINTTDGRFVAQQPVDSSGFMSAPLVAGDKLVIQARGGKVHAFTG, encoded by the coding sequence ATGCAATTGTTTAAAACACTCTTGGTCGGGCTAGTTTTTGCTGCATTGCTAAGTGGTTGTTCGCTGTTTAACAGTGAAGAAGACGTGGTGACTATGTCGCCATTGCCGAAAGTTGAAAATCAATTTAAGCCGAACAAGATGTGGAGCACCTCGGTTGGTGATGGCATCGGCGAGTTTTACTCCCACCTGCGTCTGGACTTCCAGAACAGCACCCTTTTCGCTGCTGATCGTCACGGCATAGTGAAAGCGCTCGACGCCACCAGCGGCAACGAAAAGTGGAAGGTGGATCTCTCCGAGCACACTGGCTTCTTTTCCAGCCGCTTGTCCGCGCTGCTGTCAGGCGGCTTAGCGGTATCAGGCGACAGGATCTATATTGGCAGTGAGAAAGCGGTAGTTTACGCATTGAATACTGCTGATGGCAGCGTAGCCTGGCAGGCCAGGGTTGCTGGCGAAGCGATGTCCCGCCCGGTGATCAGCGATGGCATGGTGCTGATCCACACCTCTAATGGTCAGTTGCAGGCGCTGAACGAATCTGATGGCGTGGTGAAGTGGACGGTTAACCTGGATATGCCATCGCTGTCGTTGCGCGGTGAATCCGCACCAGCTGTGGCTTTCGGCGCAGCCATCGTCGGCGGCGATAATGGCCGCGTCAGCGCCGTATTGATGCAGCAAGGCCAACTGATTTGGCAGCAGCGTATTTCCCAGCCGAGTGGTGCGACCGAAATCGAGCGCCTAAATGATGTAGACACTACGCCGGTGATCGTTGAAGGCATCGTTTATGCATTGGGCTACAATGGCAACCTGACAGCGCTGGATCTACGTTCCGGCCAGATCATGTGGAAACGTGAGTTGGGTTCAGTGAACGACTTCATAGTCGATGCAGGCCGTATTTACCTGGTCGATCAAAATGATCGCCTGGTAGCGCTGAGCACTAAAGGCGGCGTGATGGTGTGGACACAGGGCGATCTGCTGCACCGAAAATTGACACCACCGGTGATGTTTAATGGTTATCTGGTGACTGGTGATGCCAAAGGTTATCTGCACTGGATTAACACCACCGATGGTCGTTTTGTCGCCCAACAGCCAGTGGATAGCTCTGGCTTCATGTCTGCGCCGTTGGTGGCAGGCGATAAGCTGGTCATTCAGGCAAGAGGCGGAAAAGTTCACGCTTTCACCGGCTAG
- the ispG gene encoding flavodoxin-dependent (E)-4-hydroxy-3-methylbut-2-enyl-diphosphate synthase — translation MHNQAPINRRKSTRIYVGKVPIGDGEPITVQSMTNTRTTDVAATVNQIKALERVGVDIVRVSVPTMDAAEALKLIKQRVNVPLVADIHFDYRLALQVAEYGVDCLRINPGNIGNESRIRSVVDCARDKNIPIRIGVNGGSLEKDLQEKYGEPTPEALLESAMRHVDILDRLNFDKFKVSVKASDVFLAVQSYRLLASRIDQPLHLGITEAGGARSGSVKSAIGLGLLLSEGIGDTLRISLASDPVEEVKVGFDILKSLRIRARGINFIACPTCSRQEFDVIGTVNALEQHLEDIITPMDVSIIGCVVNGPGEALVSTLGVTGGHNKSGFYEDGTRQKERFDNEQIIDQLEAKIRAKASMMDETNRISVSLL, via the coding sequence ATGCATAACCAAGCGCCTATCAATCGCCGAAAATCAACACGTATTTACGTTGGTAAGGTGCCTATCGGTGATGGCGAGCCGATTACCGTGCAGTCGATGACCAACACCCGTACCACTGATGTCGCCGCTACGGTTAATCAGATTAAAGCGTTGGAGCGCGTCGGTGTCGATATCGTCCGTGTTTCTGTTCCCACTATGGACGCCGCCGAGGCGCTCAAGTTGATCAAACAGCGGGTCAACGTGCCGCTGGTCGCTGATATCCATTTCGATTATCGCCTCGCGTTGCAGGTGGCTGAATACGGTGTGGATTGCTTACGCATCAATCCTGGCAATATTGGTAACGAATCGCGTATCCGCTCGGTAGTGGATTGTGCGCGTGACAAGAATATCCCGATCCGCATCGGCGTTAATGGTGGTTCGCTGGAGAAAGACCTACAGGAAAAGTACGGTGAACCAACGCCGGAAGCGCTGCTGGAATCCGCCATGCGTCATGTAGACATCCTCGATCGCCTCAACTTTGACAAGTTCAAGGTCAGTGTCAAAGCGTCTGATGTATTTTTGGCGGTGCAGTCCTATCGCCTATTGGCGTCGCGTATTGATCAACCGCTGCACCTAGGCATCACCGAAGCTGGTGGTGCACGTAGCGGTTCGGTCAAGTCAGCTATAGGCCTGGGGTTGTTGTTGTCGGAAGGTATTGGTGACACCCTGCGCATCTCGCTGGCGTCTGATCCGGTGGAAGAAGTGAAGGTCGGTTTCGATATCCTAAAATCGTTGCGCATCCGCGCACGCGGCATCAACTTCATCGCCTGCCCGACTTGTTCACGTCAAGAATTTGACGTGATTGGTACGGTGAATGCGTTAGAACAGCATCTGGAAGACATTATCACGCCAATGGATGTGTCGATTATCGGTTGCGTGGTCAACGGGCCAGGCGAAGCGCTGGTATCAACCCTGGGTGTCACTGGTGGTCATAACAAGAGCGGCTTCTACGAAGACGGCACGCGTCAGAAAGAGCGTTTCGACAACGAGCAGATAATTGACCAATTGGAGGCGAAGATCCGCGCTAAGGCATCGATGATGGATGAAACCAACCGCATCTCGGTCAGTCTGCTTTAA
- the ndk gene encoding nucleoside-diphosphate kinase has protein sequence MTLERTFSIIKPNAVANNDIGAIYARFERAGFKIIASKMLRLTSEQAEGFYAEHKGRPFFDGLVEFMTSGPIIVQVLEAENAVQRNRDIMGATNPDNALAGTLRADYAGSFTANAVHGSDAIESAQREIAYFFTESELCPR, from the coding sequence ATGACCCTAGAACGTACCTTTTCCATCATTAAACCCAATGCTGTAGCCAACAACGATATCGGTGCAATCTATGCCCGTTTCGAGCGTGCTGGTTTTAAAATTATTGCATCCAAAATGCTGCGTCTGACTAGCGAACAGGCGGAAGGCTTCTACGCTGAGCACAAAGGTCGCCCATTCTTCGACGGTTTGGTTGAGTTCATGACTTCCGGCCCGATCATCGTACAGGTTCTTGAAGCAGAAAACGCCGTACAGCGTAACCGTGACATCATGGGGGCAACCAACCCGGATAACGCACTGGCTGGCACACTGCGCGCTGACTATGCGGGCAGCTTCACTGCTAATGCCGTTCACGGTTCCGATGCCATAGAATCTGCACAGCGTGAAATTGCTTATTTCTTCACGGAAAGCGAACTCTGCCCACGCTAG
- a CDS encoding YfgM family protein, translating to MEVYSTEKEQVDALCRFFAENVKALAVGVVLSIAALAGWRYWQNHQSVDLIAASQSYQEAGDRLAAGKPGNVAVAEKFVQANSNSYGVLAALQLAKHFVEQYDFAKAEQQLVQAQSQTKDDNLLSQINLRLARVQLQEKKWDHALKTLNEVKDACWAALVQDTRGDVLLAQGDAQGAREAYSKGLESNVSQALEVLLRIKLNNLSN from the coding sequence GTGGAAGTCTATAGCACTGAAAAAGAACAAGTTGACGCTTTGTGTCGGTTCTTTGCTGAAAACGTCAAAGCGCTGGCGGTGGGAGTGGTACTCAGCATTGCTGCCTTGGCTGGTTGGCGTTACTGGCAAAACCATCAAAGTGTCGACCTGATAGCAGCATCCCAATCTTATCAGGAAGCCGGTGATCGTCTGGCGGCCGGTAAGCCGGGAAATGTGGCCGTAGCGGAGAAATTTGTCCAGGCTAACAGCAATAGCTACGGCGTATTAGCCGCGTTGCAGTTGGCCAAGCATTTTGTTGAGCAGTATGATTTTGCTAAAGCGGAACAGCAACTTGTGCAGGCGCAAAGCCAGACCAAAGACGATAATCTGCTTTCGCAGATCAACCTGCGTCTGGCGCGAGTCCAGCTACAGGAAAAAAAGTGGGATCACGCGCTTAAAACGCTGAATGAGGTGAAAGATGCATGCTGGGCAGCGCTGGTGCAGGATACGCGCGGCGATGTGTTGTTGGCCCAGGGCGATGCCCAAGGTGCACGCGAAGCCTACAGTAAAGGCCTTGAGTCCAACGTTTCTCAGGCGCTCGAGGTGTTGTTGCGTATAAAATTGAATAACTTGTCCAACTAA
- the der gene encoding ribosome biogenesis GTPase Der: MTPVVALVGRPNVGKSTLFNRLTQTRDALVADFPGLTRDRKYGRAEVEGNEFIIVDTSGIDGHEDGVETRMAGQSLLAIEEADIVLFMVDARSGMMPADQGIAQHLRSRQKATFLVVNKTDGLDPDVVTADFYSLGLGDVYAIDASHGRGVRQLIEHVLVPFLPEKEEEVELTQEEVNAAYWAEQNAENLEGQEDELEDDFNPQDLPIKLAIIGRPNVGKSTLTNRILGEERVVVYNMPGTTRDSIYIPMVRDEREYVLIDTAGVRKRGKVTETVEKFSIIKTLQAIEDANVVLLVIDAREGISDQDLSLLGFILNSGRSLVIVVNKWDGISEEERTHVKEMLDLRLGFVDFARVHFISALHGSGVGNLFESVLEAYAYATHRVNTSMLTKIMHMAVDDHQPPLVRGRRVKLKYAHAGGYNPPIVVIHGNQVSDLSDAYKRYLMNYFRRSLKVMGTPIRIKFKEGDNPFAGKRNLLTPNQLRKRKRLMSHLKKNK, translated from the coding sequence ATGACACCTGTCGTCGCGCTTGTTGGGCGCCCGAATGTGGGTAAATCTACCTTGTTTAACCGTTTGACACAGACGCGCGATGCGCTGGTGGCAGATTTTCCAGGGCTAACGCGAGACCGCAAGTATGGGCGTGCTGAAGTTGAGGGCAATGAATTTATCATTGTCGATACTAGCGGTATTGACGGCCACGAAGATGGCGTCGAAACGCGCATGGCGGGTCAGTCGCTGTTGGCGATTGAAGAAGCCGATATTGTGCTGTTTATGGTTGATGCCCGCTCTGGCATGATGCCAGCCGATCAGGGTATCGCCCAGCATCTGCGTAGCCGCCAGAAGGCGACCTTTTTGGTGGTCAACAAGACTGATGGCCTAGATCCGGACGTGGTCACCGCTGACTTCTACTCGCTGGGCCTGGGTGATGTGTATGCCATAGACGCCTCACACGGCCGTGGTGTCAGACAACTGATCGAGCACGTACTGGTGCCGTTCCTTCCTGAAAAAGAGGAAGAAGTAGAACTGACCCAAGAAGAGGTCAACGCCGCTTATTGGGCCGAACAGAATGCTGAGAACCTCGAAGGGCAAGAGGATGAACTGGAAGATGACTTCAACCCTCAGGATCTGCCTATCAAGCTGGCGATTATCGGGCGCCCCAACGTAGGTAAATCTACGCTGACTAACCGTATCCTTGGCGAGGAACGCGTGGTGGTGTACAACATGCCGGGTACCACCCGCGACAGTATTTATATCCCAATGGTACGTGATGAGCGCGAATATGTGCTCATCGACACCGCCGGCGTGCGCAAACGCGGGAAAGTAACCGAAACGGTAGAGAAATTCTCGATAATCAAAACATTACAGGCGATTGAAGACGCCAACGTGGTACTGCTGGTAATCGACGCACGCGAAGGGATTTCTGATCAGGATCTGTCGTTGCTTGGCTTTATCCTCAATAGTGGCCGCTCACTGGTGATTGTGGTCAATAAGTGGGATGGCATAAGCGAGGAAGAGCGCACACATGTGAAGGAAATGCTCGATCTGCGTCTGGGCTTTGTCGATTTCGCCCGTGTGCACTTTATCTCCGCACTGCATGGCAGCGGTGTCGGCAACCTGTTCGAATCGGTGCTAGAAGCATATGCTTATGCGACCCACCGTGTGAACACCTCAATGCTGACCAAGATCATGCACATGGCCGTTGATGATCACCAACCGCCGCTGGTGCGTGGCCGACGTGTGAAGCTGAAATATGCACACGCTGGTGGGTATAACCCACCGATTGTGGTAATCCACGGCAATCAGGTGAGTGATTTGTCCGATGCGTACAAACGTTATCTGATGAACTATTTCCGCCGCTCGCTGAAAGTGATGGGAACGCCGATCCGCATCAAATTCAAAGAGGGCGACAACCCGTTCGCTGGCAAACGCAATCTACTTACGCCAAACCAACTACGCAAGCGCAAGCGCCTGATGAGTCACCTGAAGAAAAACAAATGA
- a CDS encoding bifunctional tRNA (adenosine(37)-C2)-methyltransferase TrmG/ribosomal RNA large subunit methyltransferase RlmN, giving the protein MLGSITSERTLSENHSLTTTQSVNAEQSAVAKINLLDLNRQQMREFFSQMGEKPFRANQVMKWMYQYCCDDFEQMTHINKVLRNKLQRVAEIRAPKVAEEQRSADGTIKWAIQVGDQQVETVYIPDGDRATLCVSSQVGCALECKFCSTAQQGFNRNLRVSEIIGQVWRAAKIIGALKVTGERPITNVVMMGMGEPLLNLNNVVPAMEIMLDDFGFGLSKRRVTLSTSGVVPALDKLGDMIDVALAISLHAPNDKIRNEIVPINHKYNIESFLAAVRRYLEKSNANQGRVTVEYVMLDHINDSTDDAHQLAEVLKNTPCKINLIPWNPFPAAPYGRSSNSRVDRFAKVLIEYGFTTIVRRTRGDDIDAACGQLAGEVIDRTKRTLKKKRAGEAINLRAV; this is encoded by the coding sequence ATGTTAGGATCCATCACGTCTGAGCGCACCTTGTCTGAAAATCATTCGCTGACGACGACTCAATCCGTTAACGCGGAACAATCGGCTGTAGCCAAAATTAACCTGCTGGATTTGAATCGCCAGCAAATGCGCGAGTTCTTCAGCCAAATGGGCGAGAAACCCTTCCGTGCTAATCAAGTGATGAAGTGGATGTACCAATATTGCTGCGATGATTTTGAGCAAATGACCCACATCAATAAGGTCTTGCGTAATAAATTACAACGTGTTGCTGAGATCCGCGCACCGAAAGTGGCCGAAGAACAACGCTCAGCTGATGGCACGATCAAATGGGCGATCCAAGTGGGCGACCAGCAGGTTGAAACTGTCTATATACCGGATGGCGATCGCGCTACCCTGTGCGTCTCATCCCAGGTGGGTTGTGCTCTGGAGTGCAAATTCTGTTCAACGGCTCAACAGGGCTTTAACCGCAACCTGCGCGTATCGGAAATCATTGGTCAAGTGTGGCGTGCAGCGAAAATTATCGGTGCGCTTAAAGTCACGGGTGAGCGCCCCATCACCAACGTGGTGATGATGGGGATGGGGGAGCCGCTGCTTAACCTGAACAACGTGGTGCCAGCAATGGAAATCATGCTCGACGACTTCGGCTTTGGCCTATCCAAGCGCCGTGTCACCCTATCAACCTCCGGCGTAGTGCCGGCGTTGGACAAGCTGGGCGATATGATCGATGTGGCACTGGCGATCTCGCTGCACGCGCCTAACGACAAAATCCGTAATGAGATCGTGCCGATCAACCATAAGTACAACATTGAGAGTTTCTTAGCCGCAGTGCGCCGCTATCTGGAAAAATCTAACGCCAACCAGGGCCGGGTTACCGTTGAATACGTGATGCTGGATCATATCAATGACAGCACCGACGATGCGCATCAGTTGGCGGAAGTACTTAAGAATACACCGTGCAAGATCAACCTGATCCCATGGAACCCATTCCCGGCGGCTCCTTACGGCCGCAGTTCCAACAGCCGGGTGGATCGTTTTGCCAAAGTATTGATAGAATACGGTTTTACGACTATTGTTCGTAGAACCCGTGGCGACGATATTGATGCCGCTTGTGGGCAACTGGCGGGTGAGGTGATCGACCGTACCAAACGAACCCTGAAAAAGAAAAGGGCCGGGGAAGCTATTAATCTACGGGCGGTCTGA
- a CDS encoding single-stranded DNA-binding protein, which translates to MAFGKQAKALARYGKGELNSVSGTMQINQWTAKDGSTSSGYQVVADSIISALTVRPAGRNGRLGKPVMRHSEPESSPCPRPVTGMFTKKPDDVDRTPPYDEPF; encoded by the coding sequence GTGGCTTTTGGCAAACAGGCCAAAGCGCTGGCACGTTACGGTAAAGGTGAGTTGAACAGTGTTTCCGGCACCATGCAGATCAATCAGTGGACGGCGAAGGATGGCAGCACGTCAAGCGGTTATCAGGTGGTGGCGGATTCGATTATCAGTGCGCTAACGGTACGACCAGCAGGCCGTAATGGCCGGTTGGGTAAGCCAGTGATGCGCCACAGCGAGCCAGAGAGCAGCCCCTGCCCGCGCCCCGTGACTGGGATGTTTACCAAAAAACCCGACGACGTGGACCGAACACCGCCGTATGACGAGCCTTTTTGA